A single window of Ischnura elegans chromosome 8, ioIscEleg1.1, whole genome shotgun sequence DNA harbors:
- the LOC124164080 gene encoding pyridoxal phosphate phosphatase PHOSPHO2-like: MTDMRKSSESISTMRRLLAAFDFDHTIIEGNSDVVVKDLLPKEKLTEDVRKLYKSDGWTAYMRRIFQLLHESKFSQAEVLSAVRKIPFTSGMKELVKWLHDMNGEIIIISDSNSVFIDDYLRNSSIANCVTKVFTNPAVFNESACLEIEMYHYQDWCDLSTKNLCKGHILETYINERSKEGVEFPFVVYVGDGANDFCPTLRLSKQDITFPRVGYALEKKINNAQESDPSLVKASVVPWTNGLDIIDVLKEKLNVCI; this comes from the exons ATGACTGATATGAGGAAGTCGAGCGAG TCGATTTCAACCATGAGGCGGTTGCTGGCGGCTTTTGACTTTGACCATACTATTATAGAGGGTAATAGTGATGTGGTGGTGAAAGACCTTCTGCCAAAAGAAAAACTTACTGAAGATGTTCGTAAGCTGTACAAATCGGATGGGTGGACTGCATACATGAGGAGGATTTTTCAGCTTCTGCATGAGAGCAAATTCTCCCAAGCCGAGGTTCTATCAGCAGTGAGGAAGATACCATTTACTTCTGGAATGAAAGAACTTGTGAAGTGGCTTCATGACATGAAcggtgaaataataattatatccgATTCTAATTCTGTGTTCATAGACGATTACTTGAGAAATTCATCTATTGCTAACTGTGTCACGAAAGTATTCACTAATCCTGCGGTTTTCAATGAAAGTGcttgtttagaaatagaaatgtATCATTACCAAGATTGGTGTGATTTGAGTACGAAAAATTTGTGCAAAGGGCATATTCTTGAAACCTACATAAATGAAAGGTCCAAGGAGGGAGTGGAATTTCCCTTCGTTGTTTATGTAGGcgatggcgcaaatgacttctgCCCTACTCTAAGACTGAGTAAACAGGATATAACATTTCCTCGTGTTGGTTATGctttggaaaagaagataaataatGCCCAAGAAAGTGATCCAAGCCTTGTAAAAGCGTCGGTTGTACCATGGACAAATGGACTTGATATAATAGATGTGTTGAAAGAGAAATTGAATGtttgtatttga